TTGTCCGACATTGGCGCTCAGGCAGCTTGTTGAGCCGCGTGCCTCCAAGCACTCGCTGTTCCGCAGCCTTTGCGACACCACCGGCGCGCGCTGCTTAGATGTGCAGTTCGATGACATCGCCGTCCTGCAGCTGATAGTCCTTCATCACGCGCTGGCCGTCGAACTTGCCGTCGCCCCACACCCGGGCAAAGCGGAGTTTCTCGCCAAAGTCGTGGTGCACCATGTTGGCAAACTCCAGCAGCGTGGCGTGTCGCTTGAGGACAAACGGCCGGGAAAAGTCGGGGTCTTTCCCCGGCGGCTTGGAGTAGACGCGCAGCACGTTGAGCATACCAAAGATTGCGCGGCGGAGCTCCTCCAGCCCGTCGCCCCGTTGTGCAGAGACCGCAAGCATCCGGTGCTCGCCAGCGTAGAGCTCTTGGAGGAACGCAAATGTCTCTCCGGCGTTGGGGCAGTCTATCTTGTTCCCCACCACGAGACACTGCTTCTCGACCACGCTGGCCCATGGGTCAAACTGGGCCTGGCCGGCTACCGGCTTTATCTTGCACTGGTGCAAGAGACGCAAGGTTTCTTCAAACTGCTCAAGAGGGTCGTCACACGCCAAGTCGATGACAATGAGGGCGGCGTCTGCCGTACGGACGATGCCCGCCACCCATGGCTCCATGTGCTGGCTGCTGAAGGGGGGCAGGTCGACGAGTTGCACTTGCACGTTCTCAAAAGGCATCATGGCAGGGTAGGGCGCGCGAGTGGTGAAGGGATACGGAGCCACCTCGGGGGTGGCGTGGGTCAACGCCGCCACAAGCTGCGACTTGCCCACGTTTGGTGCCCCGATGAGCGCGACCTGCCCTGCCCCTTCTTTGGGCACGGCAATGGCAAAGCCCTTGCGCTTGCCAGATTGTTGAATCTCCTCATTGAGCTTGGCGATGCGGCGCTTGATGTCCGCCTGCAGTTTCTCGGTGCCCTTGTGCTTGGGCACGGTGGCCAGCATCTTGCGCAGAGCGTCCAACCGCTCTTGCGGCGTACGCGCTTGTTTGTACTCGCGCTCCGCATCCAAGTATTCGGGGGTCAAATTCGCTGGCACTGTCGAACTTCCCTCCGAAATGCCTCAGCGCCGGCCGCAGCACCTACTTTCGCCTTGGCTTGTCGCGGAAGTAGCTCACTATCGCCCCATAGAGAATGCGAGCCACCCGTTCGCGTCCGGCGCCACTTGCCAGAAAGCGTTCGTGGGCCGCATTGGACAAATAGAGCGGCTCGACCAGGATCGAGTATGCGGCGCCGTTAGAGCGCAGCACATAGAAAGACCGCCCTCCGTAGACGAGCTCCTCGGTCTGCAGGGCGTTCATCAAAGCAAGCCCCACATGTCGCGCTAACTCGCGGCTTCTTTCGGAATAATAGTAGACTTCGGTCTTGTTCTTCTGCCGGTCGCGGGACGCGTTCAGGTGTACGGAAATCATCAGATCCGGCTGCAGCGCGCGCGACATATCGCGGCGGGCGGCCAACGAGGGGCCGCTGTCGTCGATCCTGGTCATGCGCACGTCAAACCGGCGGTCGGCCAACAGGCGAGCCGCCAGACGGCGCGAGATGTCCAGCGTGACATCCTTCTCCCGCGTACCGAATCTGCCCACCCCGCCCGCGTCTTCGCCGCCGTGCCCGGGGTCAATTAACACCACGATGGGGCGCTCGCGTTCCCGTGGCCGCGGACTCGGCCCCGCGACCACCGCCACCAGCACGAGA
This genomic window from Calditrichota bacterium contains:
- a CDS encoding TGS domain-containing protein encodes the protein MPANLTPEYLDAEREYKQARTPQERLDALRKMLATVPKHKGTEKLQADIKRRIAKLNEEIQQSGKRKGFAIAVPKEGAGQVALIGAPNVGKSQLVAALTHATPEVAPYPFTTRAPYPAMMPFENVQVQLVDLPPFSSQHMEPWVAGIVRTADAALIVIDLACDDPLEQFEETLRLLHQCKIKPVAGQAQFDPWASVVEKQCLVVGNKIDCPNAGETFAFLQELYAGEHRMLAVSAQRGDGLEELRRAIFGMLNVLRVYSKPPGKDPDFSRPFVLKRHATLLEFANMVHHDFGEKLRFARVWGDGKFDGQRVMKDYQLQDGDVIELHI
- a CDS encoding N-acetylmuramoyl-L-alanine amidase, with translation DLAPCVVCKPGRVGVCYDRVEEFLWAQHDPQTVRLVVTVQAETRVRVRRLRNLVLVAVVAGPSPRPRERERPIVVLIDPGHGGEDAGGVGRFGTREKDVTLDISRRLAARLLADRRFDVRMTRIDDSGPSLAARRDMSRALQPDLMISVHLNASRDRQKNKTEVYYYSERSRELARHVGLALMNALQTEELVYGGRSFYVLRSNGAAYSILVEPLYLSNAAHERFLASGAGRERVARILYGAIVSYFRDKPRRK